One window from the genome of Gimesia aquarii encodes:
- a CDS encoding UDP-N-acetylmuramoyl-L-alanyl-D-glutamate--2,6-diaminopimelate ligase, whose translation MTSIQSDSRLCKPGDIFAVISGTRQHAEKFIPEALKNGAKAVLTGRPLTGLQVPQCIVNDVRKAYALVCSELAGSPSQQLQTVGVTGTNGKTTVSWLVRAILQSTQRKTGLLGTVEYHDSVSSRPAPLTTPDAQELSHLFSEMVKNNATHAVMEVSSHALDQSRLAGTELSVGVITNVTQDHFDYHQNMDNYAACKSKIIQHVKRDGTVVLNLDDPVCHSFLSNVNESKTLLTYAIENVADVTASQLQESDKQSKFEILYNGSRAPVITNLIGTHNISNCLAAAAVCLVLGLSLTEIAEGISNLGSVPGRMEQVNCGQTFSVLIDYAHTDDALRHAIRSAKQVCDRRVICVFGAGGDRDSSKRGLLGLAGSEADLAIITSDNPRSEDPEQIMQAIATGFSETGVTPELIVDRKEAIYRALEIACERDLVLIAGKGHECEQIIGDCKIPFSDRLVVENYFGNLHSRKSDKIPA comes from the coding sequence GTGACTTCAATTCAATCTGATAGTCGTCTCTGTAAACCAGGTGATATCTTTGCTGTCATTTCAGGAACAAGGCAACATGCAGAGAAATTTATTCCCGAAGCACTGAAGAATGGTGCTAAGGCTGTACTCACAGGGCGTCCGTTGACTGGACTTCAGGTCCCACAGTGTATTGTTAATGATGTACGCAAAGCTTATGCACTTGTCTGTTCTGAATTAGCAGGTTCACCTTCGCAGCAATTGCAGACTGTGGGAGTGACTGGAACAAACGGCAAAACAACCGTCTCCTGGTTGGTCAGAGCAATTTTGCAAAGTACGCAACGAAAGACCGGTTTGCTGGGAACGGTAGAGTATCATGATAGTGTTTCATCACGCCCTGCACCTTTAACGACTCCGGATGCGCAAGAGCTATCTCATCTTTTCTCAGAGATGGTTAAGAACAATGCAACACATGCAGTGATGGAAGTTTCCAGCCATGCTTTAGATCAAAGCCGGCTAGCAGGCACAGAGCTTTCGGTTGGTGTGATAACCAACGTGACGCAGGATCACTTTGATTATCATCAAAACATGGATAATTATGCTGCATGTAAGTCAAAAATTATTCAGCATGTCAAACGGGATGGAACGGTTGTCTTAAATTTAGATGATCCTGTCTGCCATTCATTCTTATCGAACGTGAATGAATCAAAAACATTGTTGACCTATGCCATTGAAAATGTCGCGGATGTAACCGCATCTCAACTTCAGGAATCAGATAAGCAGTCCAAGTTTGAAATTTTGTATAATGGGTCTCGAGCTCCTGTCATTACGAATTTGATAGGAACTCATAATATTTCTAATTGTTTGGCAGCGGCAGCTGTCTGTCTGGTATTAGGTTTATCTTTAACCGAAATTGCAGAGGGTATTAGCAACCTTGGATCTGTTCCTGGAAGGATGGAACAGGTCAATTGTGGCCAGACGTTTTCAGTTCTGATTGATTATGCACATACCGATGATGCTTTAAGGCACGCCATTCGTTCGGCAAAGCAAGTTTGTGATCGACGCGTTATCTGTGTATTTGGAGCTGGCGGAGATCGTGACAGCTCAAAACGTGGCTTATTGGGTTTGGCTGGAAGCGAAGCAGATTTGGCAATCATTACGAGTGATAATCCGCGAAGTGAAGATCCAGAACAAATTATGCAGGCGATTGCTACAGGCTTTAGCGAGACAGGAGTAACACCAGAATTGATTGTGGACCGAAAAGAGGCCATATATCGGGCTTTGGAAATTGCCTGCGAGAGAGATTTGGTATTGATTGCCGGTAAAGGGCATGAATGTGAACAGATTATCGGAGATTGCAAGATACCATTCAGTGACCGTTTAGTTGTAGAGAATTATTTTGGAAATTTACACTCCAGGAAATCAGATAAGATTCCCGCTTAA
- a CDS encoding excinuclease ABC subunit UvrA: protein MAKQSPRESSSIQPTSMIQLRGIRVHNLKSIDLDLPLNQLTVICGVSGSGKTSLAFDTLYAEGQRRYIETLSTSARQHLNQLPKPDADHIDHIPPAIALKQNTRKYSTAKAIEPTVATESGIHHYLRLLYTSLGKICCPDCQLPVNPQSPESVFAFIKTLPAGTRYQIGFPITKTAERSTAEVVEDLTREGLTRVIINHETVNLSDSFTHVDEEWDDFLVVLDRLNTKSLDEQRVLDSLEIAFQESSGLATILVEQTELVQSDIGFPFIIDQKTWFRFDFSTELICPQCSKQFIFPEPQLFNFYSPTGACPLCQGSGVVSDPQAHPKTTKICSACNGSRLNESALAVHVQNSHLDQLCQHSILELVDWFQNLIQSLSAPIQQSLSPIFREIKDRLALLNELGVSYLTLNRSVRTLSGGESQRITLASVLSSSLVNTLYVLDEPSSGLHPADNDRVISVLHKLRDLKNTLVVVEHDAEFIRTADHIVELGPAAGKAGGEVVFEGGYKKLIATTATPTSNFLNTPSIKTLKSAPRNEASQCLTLYDVTQNNLKNLTVSFPLGQLSVVTGISGSGKSSLIEQTLFPVLSDMMTESTTAETFSFCQSIKGVEQIDEVILLDQAHVGQTSRSIPATYLNLFDDIRAVFAQTADAKLRNLSPKHFSFNSKNGGRCPECKGTGLIDIDLQFLGDLTMVCQECHGKRYQRELLEIKYRKLNIAEVLALTVDEAFPFFRGQVALQKKLKQLKDVGLGYLPLGQPVSSLSGGECQRLKLAAYLTTTSRNKTLFLMNEPTCGLHPLDVKHVLNCFEHLLSAGHSFIVIEHNLQVVSNADHIIDLGPGAGEQGGSIVVTGTPSEVALHPTSYTGMALKQLTTTN, encoded by the coding sequence ATGGCAAAACAGTCACCACGCGAATCTTCTTCCATTCAACCAACATCAATGATTCAATTGCGTGGCATTCGGGTCCATAACCTGAAAAGTATCGACCTGGATCTTCCCTTAAATCAGCTGACTGTCATCTGTGGAGTCAGTGGCTCAGGCAAAACCAGCCTTGCGTTTGATACGCTTTACGCTGAAGGCCAAAGGCGTTACATCGAAACGCTCTCCACATCTGCCCGGCAGCACCTCAATCAGCTCCCTAAACCCGATGCTGATCACATCGACCACATCCCACCTGCCATCGCACTCAAACAAAACACTCGGAAGTATTCTACGGCTAAAGCTATCGAACCGACTGTCGCAACCGAGTCAGGCATTCATCACTATCTGCGTTTACTTTATACATCGCTCGGCAAGATCTGTTGTCCCGATTGTCAACTGCCCGTGAATCCTCAATCTCCTGAATCTGTCTTTGCATTCATAAAAACTCTTCCAGCTGGTACCCGATATCAAATTGGGTTCCCTATTACCAAGACAGCGGAACGGTCGACAGCTGAGGTTGTTGAAGATTTAACTCGCGAGGGGCTTACACGTGTTATTATCAATCACGAAACTGTGAACTTGTCAGACAGCTTCACTCATGTCGATGAGGAATGGGATGATTTTTTGGTCGTTCTTGACCGCCTGAATACCAAAAGCCTCGACGAGCAACGTGTCTTGGACAGCCTGGAAATCGCGTTTCAGGAATCTTCTGGACTCGCGACGATACTAGTTGAACAAACGGAACTAGTGCAGTCCGATATTGGGTTCCCCTTTATTATCGATCAGAAAACATGGTTTCGATTTGACTTCTCAACGGAATTAATCTGCCCTCAATGCAGTAAACAGTTTATTTTTCCCGAGCCACAGCTTTTCAATTTTTACAGCCCGACAGGAGCCTGTCCGCTTTGTCAAGGATCGGGGGTTGTTTCAGATCCCCAAGCTCATCCCAAAACAACTAAGATCTGTTCAGCCTGCAATGGGAGTCGGTTGAATGAATCAGCACTTGCAGTACACGTACAAAATTCCCATCTCGATCAACTTTGCCAACACTCGATTCTGGAACTTGTTGACTGGTTTCAAAACCTGATTCAGAGCTTAAGTGCTCCCATTCAACAGAGCCTGTCACCCATATTCCGTGAGATCAAGGACCGTTTAGCCCTGTTAAACGAATTGGGAGTCAGCTATCTCACCTTAAACAGATCGGTCCGAACCCTCTCTGGCGGAGAGAGTCAACGAATCACATTGGCATCTGTTTTATCCTCGAGCCTTGTAAATACGCTTTATGTACTAGACGAACCTTCGTCAGGACTCCATCCTGCCGATAATGATCGCGTGATTTCTGTGCTTCACAAACTACGTGACTTAAAAAATACCCTCGTTGTAGTGGAGCATGATGCAGAATTCATAAGAACTGCCGATCACATCGTGGAATTGGGTCCTGCTGCGGGCAAAGCAGGGGGGGAAGTTGTTTTTGAAGGTGGATATAAGAAGTTAATCGCAACTACAGCTACACCTACAAGTAATTTCCTGAATACTCCCTCAATCAAAACTTTGAAATCGGCTCCCAGAAATGAAGCGTCCCAATGCCTCACACTCTATGATGTCACTCAAAATAATCTCAAAAACCTGACCGTTTCATTCCCTTTGGGGCAATTATCCGTAGTCACAGGTATCAGCGGTAGTGGAAAAAGTAGTCTGATTGAGCAAACATTGTTTCCTGTGCTCTCTGACATGATGACCGAATCCACAACTGCTGAGACATTTTCATTCTGCCAATCAATTAAGGGCGTTGAACAAATTGATGAAGTGATTTTACTTGATCAAGCTCACGTCGGTCAAACATCACGTAGCATACCGGCGACGTATCTCAATCTGTTCGATGATATCAGGGCTGTTTTTGCCCAAACAGCCGACGCGAAATTACGTAACCTCTCCCCAAAACACTTCAGTTTTAATAGCAAAAACGGTGGCCGCTGCCCCGAATGCAAAGGAACTGGATTGATAGACATCGATTTACAATTTCTGGGTGACCTCACGATGGTCTGCCAGGAATGTCATGGTAAGCGTTATCAACGAGAATTGCTGGAAATCAAATACCGTAAACTTAATATCGCCGAAGTGTTAGCCTTAACCGTTGATGAAGCCTTCCCTTTTTTCAGAGGCCAAGTGGCTTTACAGAAGAAGCTAAAACAACTGAAAGATGTGGGTCTGGGCTATCTCCCGTTAGGGCAACCGGTATCTTCGCTCTCTGGTGGTGAATGCCAACGCTTGAAACTGGCGGCCTATTTAACCACAACGAGCCGCAACAAAACGCTGTTTCTGATGAATGAACCCACGTGTGGCTTGCACCCCCTTGATGTGAAACATGTATTGAACTGCTTTGAACATTTACTGTCGGCAGGACACTCCTTCATTGTCATTGAACATAATCTGCAGGTCGTCTCAAATGCTGACCATATCATTGACCTTGGACCAGGAGCCGGAGAGCAGGGAGGGAGTATTGTCGTTACAGGAACGCCTAGTGAAGTTGCTTTACACCCGACATCTTATACTGGAATGGCGCTCAAACAACTGACGACTACGAATTGA
- the rimI gene encoding ribosomal protein S18-alanine N-acetyltransferase, whose protein sequence is MSLNKHSNQDLMVQIRWLIRRDMPEVLQIEQESFEYTWTEEYFLSCLRQRNCIGMVAEYNHQIVGFMIYELHKSMIQVLNFAVAPEYRQQGIGRQMVQRVIDKLSQQRRREITLEVRETNLEAQLFFRKMDFRAVSVLRNYFEDAEEDAYVLQYRLERSEQDFAPGLSPKNRISNYLDASDAA, encoded by the coding sequence ATGAGTCTCAATAAACATTCTAATCAGGATCTCATGGTTCAAATTCGCTGGCTGATCCGGAGGGATATGCCAGAGGTTCTTCAAATCGAGCAGGAAAGTTTTGAGTATACCTGGACCGAAGAGTATTTTCTCAGCTGCTTGAGACAAAGAAACTGTATTGGGATGGTGGCAGAATATAATCACCAGATTGTAGGATTCATGATTTATGAACTTCATAAGTCGATGATTCAGGTATTGAATTTTGCTGTTGCACCTGAATATAGGCAACAGGGCATCGGTCGCCAAATGGTCCAACGGGTGATTGATAAACTTTCTCAACAACGTCGCCGAGAAATTACACTCGAAGTCCGAGAAACCAACCTTGAAGCGCAACTGTTTTTCCGTAAGATGGATTTTCGTGCTGTCTCTGTATTACGAAATTACTTTGAAGATGCGGAAGAAGACGCCTACGTTTTGCAATACCGCTTAGAACGTTCAGAACAGGATTTCGCCCCAGGGCTCTCACCCAAAAATCGAATCAGTAATTATCTCGACGCTTCAGATGCCGCTTGA
- a CDS encoding DUF1559 domain-containing protein, giving the protein MQRHSRLKKGFTLIELLVVIAIIAILIALLLPAVQQAREAARRSTCKNNLKQLGLAFHNYHDTHRCFPFAWFLDPTNPANIKAGGYGVMLLPLIDQAPLYNQWNSSYPAINEFAAIPEVQQNLSVIATPLPVFMCPSTPEASVHDYTLAPAFPFSWTAARTDYCPASGVRGTYSSLAYTGHPAAASRSGMLNFVGLDTSGSPGDSVTRIRDIVDGSSNTILLGERVGGTNIYSGQTISPTLSVALGPSNGGAWGDFLNGEHWYQGSLRDGTDGGSGGPCAINCSNARSTGFLSFHVGGAHFLLGDGAVRFISQNVDAYTFASLTTRAGGEVVGEF; this is encoded by the coding sequence ATGCAAAGGCACTCACGATTGAAAAAAGGCTTCACTCTGATTGAACTACTTGTTGTCATCGCAATTATCGCTATTTTAATTGCCCTTTTGTTACCGGCAGTCCAACAGGCCAGAGAAGCAGCCAGAAGGTCTACCTGTAAAAACAATTTGAAACAGCTTGGCCTGGCGTTTCACAACTACCATGACACTCACCGCTGTTTCCCTTTCGCCTGGTTTTTAGACCCTACGAACCCGGCCAATATTAAGGCAGGTGGTTACGGTGTCATGCTACTTCCGCTCATAGATCAGGCCCCTCTCTATAATCAGTGGAACTCCTCGTATCCTGCAATTAACGAATTCGCAGCCATTCCAGAAGTCCAACAAAATTTATCAGTAATTGCTACACCACTCCCCGTATTCATGTGTCCGTCCACACCAGAAGCGTCAGTGCATGACTACACCCTGGCCCCAGCTTTTCCTTTCAGCTGGACTGCCGCTCGTACTGACTATTGCCCTGCATCTGGTGTCCGTGGTACTTATTCTTCTCTTGCCTACACTGGGCATCCTGCAGCTGCGAGCCGTAGCGGAATGCTGAATTTTGTAGGACTAGATACATCCGGCTCACCCGGAGACTCTGTCACTAGAATTCGCGATATCGTTGACGGCTCCTCTAATACTATTTTGCTCGGAGAGAGAGTAGGAGGAACGAATATCTACAGCGGCCAAACAATTAGCCCCACTTTATCAGTAGCCTTGGGCCCAAGTAACGGTGGTGCCTGGGGAGACTTCCTGAACGGCGAACATTGGTATCAAGGATCCCTGCGAGATGGGACTGACGGAGGCAGTGGAGGACCTTGTGCCATCAATTGCAGTAATGCAAGAAGCACTGGTTTCTTGAGCTTCCATGTAGGCGGTGCACATTTTCTGCTAGGAGATGGTGCAGTCCGTTTCATTAGCCAAAATGTGGATGCTTACACATTTGCATCACTTACCACCCGGGCAGGTGGCGAAGTGGTTGGAGAATTTTAA
- a CDS encoding segregation and condensation protein A → MTTAQYRVDLNIYSGPLDLLLYLIRRNELDILDFPIASITASFNEFLDVLELIDLDLVGDFIVMASTLTEIKSRMILPRAEEEEIAEVIDDPRSDLIQQLLEYKKFKDAATALEEHAAEWQEHYPRLSDERPKTGKDPSEDLIKEVELWDLVSALARVVKRKEVEEESSITYDDTPISTYVERIGEKVREQGRLAFSDFFEGEKLRSRIIGIFLAILELLRHHQFRAEQPIEYGEIWIMPPLPEEDDTEEGLNPSESETLTEEADQPGEVTSKEENSLDEPAAED, encoded by the coding sequence ATGACGACTGCTCAATACCGGGTCGATCTCAATATATACAGTGGTCCATTGGATCTGCTGTTATATTTGATTCGCCGCAATGAACTCGACATTCTTGATTTCCCGATTGCTTCCATCACGGCATCATTTAATGAGTTTCTTGATGTCTTGGAATTAATTGATTTGGATTTGGTCGGCGATTTTATCGTAATGGCCAGCACGTTAACTGAGATTAAAAGTCGGATGATTCTGCCCCGCGCGGAAGAAGAAGAAATCGCAGAAGTCATCGATGATCCACGCAGTGATTTGATCCAGCAGTTACTTGAGTATAAAAAATTCAAAGATGCCGCTACGGCTTTGGAAGAGCATGCCGCTGAATGGCAGGAGCATTATCCGCGGTTATCCGATGAACGCCCCAAAACGGGTAAAGATCCTTCAGAAGATTTGATTAAAGAAGTTGAACTATGGGATCTGGTAAGTGCCTTAGCTCGGGTTGTGAAGCGTAAGGAAGTCGAAGAAGAATCCAGTATCACCTATGATGATACACCGATTTCAACGTATGTTGAACGGATCGGTGAAAAAGTGCGTGAACAAGGTCGCCTTGCGTTTAGTGATTTCTTTGAAGGTGAGAAACTTCGCAGTCGCATCATTGGTATCTTTCTGGCCATTCTGGAGTTGCTGCGGCATCATCAGTTTCGAGCTGAACAGCCGATAGAATATGGCGAAATCTGGATTATGCCTCCTCTGCCTGAAGAGGATGATACGGAAGAAGGCTTGAATCCTTCAGAGTCAGAAACACTCACTGAAGAAGCAGATCAGCCAGGCGAGGTTACGTCCAAAGAGGAAAATTCATTGGATGAACCTGCCGCGGAAGACTGA
- the uvrB gene encoding excinuclease ABC subunit UvrB: MSVFQLQSDFQPSGDQPRAIEGLVKGIQQGKAEQVLLGVTGSGKTFTMANVIAELGRPALILSHNKTLAAQLYSEFKEFFPNNAVTYFVSYYDYYQPEAYIPQRDIYIEKDASINDEIDRLRLLATSALVSRRDVIVVASVSCIYGLGSPKDYLEMMIPLRVGVEIDRDEMLRKLIDIQYDRNNVELSRAKFRVRGDVVECWPAYEEFAYRVEFWGDEIENLAVIDPLTGEVLRTVNEAYIYPAKHFVLPQERIESALNEIQNELDERLKVLQNEGKLLESQRLSARTRYDMELLEEVGFCPGIENYSRALAGRKPGSPPDTLLDFFPEDFLLFVDESHVTVSQVRAMFAGDRSRKTNLVEHGFRLPMALDNRPLTFDEWNSRRKQTIFVSATPGDWELERVEGEVIQQVIRPTGLIDPAIRIVPARGQVPHLKEEILKRVAVQERVLVTTLTKRLAEDLSSYFQEEGIRCAWLHSELDAFERVEILRGLREKQYDVVVGINLLREGLDIPEVSLVAILDADKEGFLRSETSLVQTIGRSARHVNAEVILYADRVTNSMQNAIDETERRRKIQQEYNLEHGITPETIKKAIKRGIEEEVEARQFVRESVGFSDESEYITQEFLGELEKEMLEAADQLEFERAALLRDRIDDLKNQGGSSGRPKKGKASRGGKKRKRQRRRK, from the coding sequence ATGTCTGTGTTTCAGCTTCAAAGTGACTTTCAACCTTCTGGCGATCAGCCCCGTGCCATTGAAGGTCTGGTTAAAGGTATTCAGCAGGGAAAAGCAGAACAAGTTCTACTGGGCGTCACTGGATCGGGGAAAACATTCACAATGGCGAATGTGATCGCAGAGTTGGGGCGGCCCGCTTTGATTCTCTCTCATAACAAAACTCTAGCGGCTCAGTTATATTCAGAGTTCAAGGAGTTCTTTCCGAATAACGCTGTCACGTATTTTGTGAGTTACTATGATTACTATCAACCGGAAGCGTATATTCCTCAGCGGGATATTTATATCGAGAAAGATGCATCGATCAATGACGAAATAGACCGCCTGCGCTTATTAGCGACCAGTGCACTGGTGAGTCGACGGGATGTCATTGTCGTTGCCAGTGTGAGTTGCATATATGGCTTGGGGTCCCCCAAAGACTATCTGGAAATGATGATCCCCCTCCGAGTCGGTGTTGAGATCGACCGTGATGAAATGCTGCGTAAGCTGATTGATATTCAGTACGACCGAAACAATGTTGAACTATCACGGGCAAAGTTTCGTGTTCGTGGAGATGTAGTCGAATGTTGGCCCGCTTATGAAGAATTTGCATATCGGGTCGAGTTCTGGGGAGACGAAATCGAAAATTTAGCTGTCATTGACCCCTTGACGGGGGAAGTGCTCAGAACAGTCAATGAAGCATATATTTATCCAGCCAAGCATTTTGTTTTGCCACAAGAGCGAATTGAGTCGGCGCTCAATGAGATTCAGAACGAATTGGATGAACGCCTCAAGGTATTGCAGAATGAAGGCAAATTGCTGGAATCACAACGGCTCAGTGCACGAACGCGCTACGATATGGAGTTGTTGGAGGAAGTTGGCTTTTGTCCCGGGATTGAAAATTACAGTCGTGCATTAGCAGGCAGGAAACCAGGGTCACCGCCAGATACATTACTGGACTTTTTTCCTGAAGACTTCCTTTTGTTTGTAGATGAATCGCATGTGACCGTTTCTCAAGTTCGCGCCATGTTTGCGGGCGACCGTTCGCGAAAGACCAATCTTGTGGAGCATGGTTTTCGTCTACCGATGGCACTGGATAACCGTCCCCTGACGTTCGATGAGTGGAATTCACGCCGCAAGCAGACAATCTTTGTTTCAGCAACACCCGGTGATTGGGAGTTAGAACGTGTTGAAGGTGAAGTGATCCAACAGGTGATTCGTCCCACAGGATTGATTGATCCTGCAATAAGAATCGTTCCTGCACGTGGTCAGGTACCTCATTTGAAAGAAGAAATTCTCAAACGCGTCGCAGTACAGGAACGTGTCTTGGTAACCACACTCACAAAGCGGCTTGCTGAAGATCTTTCTTCATATTTTCAGGAAGAAGGAATTCGTTGTGCCTGGTTGCATTCCGAATTGGATGCATTCGAACGTGTCGAAATTTTGAGAGGGCTACGAGAAAAACAATATGATGTCGTTGTAGGTATCAATCTCTTACGGGAAGGATTAGATATTCCCGAAGTTTCTCTGGTTGCTATATTAGATGCAGATAAGGAAGGATTTTTACGAAGTGAAACCAGTCTGGTCCAAACCATTGGTCGCTCTGCCAGGCATGTTAATGCAGAAGTGATTTTGTATGCTGATCGAGTCACAAACAGCATGCAGAATGCCATTGACGAAACAGAACGACGTCGCAAAATTCAGCAAGAGTATAATCTAGAGCACGGGATTACACCAGAGACCATTAAAAAGGCGATCAAACGGGGAATTGAAGAAGAAGTAGAAGCGCGGCAGTTCGTTCGTGAGTCTGTGGGTTTTTCAGATGAGTCAGAGTACATCACGCAAGAATTTTTGGGTGAATTGGAAAAAGAAATGTTGGAAGCCGCAGATCAACTGGAGTTTGAGCGGGCTGCGTTGTTACGCGATCGGATAGACGATCTTAAGAATCAAGGTGGATCATCGGGTAGACCTAAAAAAGGGAAAGCATCGCGCGGCGGAAAAAAAAGAAAACGGCAGCGACGTAGAAAATAA
- a CDS encoding BON domain-containing protein, whose product MKKKSLAPSSKVMPPKTAADRTSALQLSDPHSLECEIQHALALDSDVCLNSLVVRRTKNGVCLEGVLEFDDECPDICKRVRALTGVEEVINHLLVKKRMPLPPKG is encoded by the coding sequence ATGAAGAAGAAATCCCTCGCCCCCTCTTCAAAAGTCATGCCCCCCAAAACCGCTGCAGATCGGACCTCCGCACTACAGCTAAGTGATCCTCATTCTCTGGAATGCGAGATCCAACATGCATTGGCACTGGATTCCGATGTTTGTCTGAATTCCCTAGTAGTCCGTCGCACTAAAAACGGAGTCTGCCTCGAAGGAGTTCTGGAATTTGATGATGAATGTCCAGATATCTGCAAGAGAGTTCGAGCTCTCACCGGAGTTGAAGAGGTTATTAATCATTTACTGGTTAAAAAGCGTATGCCTCTCCCTCCCAAAGGGTAA
- a CDS encoding PhoPQ-activated pathogenicity-related family protein yields MFLRVVTSLLVITLCTSFISAESSNIPASLRDAKEIPEAFFKYIEREEPEYKWEIHDSFSHEGVTAYPVELTSQTWQGITWKHWLYIFEPDDVRINSKVLLFVTGGSNGSRPNEKRLKPAFLLAKATGARIALLTQVPNQPLFDGKKEDDLITETWLRYLKTGDENWPLLFPMAKSAVKAMDAIQEIALEKRNLAIDGFVITGASKRGWTSWLTPVVDKRIIATAPIVIDTLNFRKQMKHQIATWGKYSEQIIDYTSKGLIVEGKENAREKHLRLMMDPYTYRQQIKIPKLLVNGTNDPYWVVDAMRFYWSDLVGPKYILQVPNAGHGLGDGVEYALQTIGAFFIHAATGKELPAIKWDNTNEYELKLTCINKPAQVRVWSAYSEDKDFRDAEWTSKEVSPEDNVYLAKISKPEKGHVAYYMEAVYSIGQIPFSLCTITTSK; encoded by the coding sequence ATGTTCTTACGAGTCGTTACAAGCCTGTTGGTAATCACACTCTGCACATCATTCATTTCGGCAGAGAGTTCCAATATTCCCGCGTCATTGAGAGATGCCAAGGAGATTCCTGAAGCATTTTTCAAATATATCGAACGAGAAGAACCAGAGTATAAGTGGGAAATTCACGATTCATTTTCTCATGAGGGCGTTACCGCTTATCCCGTCGAATTGACATCTCAAACCTGGCAGGGAATCACCTGGAAGCACTGGTTGTATATCTTTGAACCGGATGACGTTCGCATCAACAGCAAGGTTTTATTGTTCGTAACAGGTGGCAGTAATGGATCTCGTCCGAATGAAAAACGACTCAAGCCCGCATTTTTGCTGGCAAAAGCAACTGGTGCCCGAATCGCTTTACTCACACAGGTTCCCAATCAGCCTCTATTCGATGGCAAGAAGGAAGATGATCTGATTACAGAAACCTGGTTGCGTTATCTGAAAACCGGCGACGAAAACTGGCCACTGCTGTTCCCTATGGCTAAGAGCGCAGTGAAAGCCATGGATGCGATTCAGGAAATCGCCTTAGAGAAACGAAACCTTGCAATCGACGGTTTTGTCATTACAGGGGCGTCCAAACGCGGATGGACAAGTTGGCTAACCCCGGTTGTAGACAAGCGAATCATCGCTACTGCGCCAATCGTCATTGACACACTCAATTTCCGCAAGCAGATGAAGCATCAAATTGCGACCTGGGGCAAATACAGCGAACAAATCATCGATTACACAAGTAAAGGACTGATCGTAGAAGGCAAAGAAAATGCCCGAGAAAAACACCTCCGCCTGATGATGGACCCTTACACCTATCGACAACAGATCAAAATCCCCAAATTGCTCGTGAATGGCACCAATGACCCATACTGGGTGGTTGATGCCATGCGTTTTTACTGGTCAGATCTGGTCGGACCCAAATATATCCTCCAGGTTCCCAACGCCGGTCATGGCCTAGGGGATGGAGTCGAGTATGCCCTGCAGACAATCGGCGCGTTTTTCATTCATGCTGCCACAGGAAAAGAACTTCCTGCTATCAAATGGGATAACACCAACGAATATGAATTAAAACTGACATGTATCAATAAACCAGCGCAGGTCCGAGTCTGGAGCGCCTACTCAGAAGACAAAGATTTCCGCGACGCAGAATGGACCTCCAAAGAAGTGAGCCCAGAAGACAATGTATATCTAGCTAAAATAAGCAAACCTGAAAAAGGTCATGTCGCCTATTACATGGAAGCAGTCTACTCAATAGGTCAAATCCCTTTTTCATTATGTACTATCACAACATCTAAATAA